The Saccharopolyspora gloriosae genome window below encodes:
- a CDS encoding alpha-ketoacid dehydrogenase subunit beta: MAAPAMERTDVTNGSARPDATRTVTMAKSLNMGLRSALEQDPKVLVMGEDVGKLGGVFRVTDGLQKDFGEHRVLDTPLAESGIIGTAVGLAIRGYRPVCEIQFDGFIFPGYDQIVSQLAKLHFRSQGKVKMPVVVRVPFGGGIGAVEHHSESPESLFAHIGGLKVVSCSNPVDAYWMLRQAIECDDPVLFFEPKRRYYEKAELNTEAQPPPLFASRVLRRGTAATIATYGPTVPTCLAAANAAAEEGTELEVIDLRSLSPLDLGPVFESVRRTGRLVLASEAPPESSITSEITARVQQECFYSLEAPVLRVTGFDVPYPPTKLEKHFLPDLDRVLDAVDRSLAF, translated from the coding sequence ATGGCCGCACCAGCGATGGAACGGACCGACGTCACCAACGGCAGCGCCCGCCCGGACGCGACGCGGACCGTGACGATGGCCAAGAGCCTCAACATGGGGCTGCGCTCCGCGCTCGAACAGGACCCGAAGGTCCTCGTCATGGGCGAGGACGTGGGCAAGCTCGGCGGCGTCTTCCGCGTCACCGACGGGCTGCAGAAGGACTTCGGCGAGCACCGCGTGCTGGACACGCCGCTGGCAGAGTCCGGCATCATCGGCACCGCCGTGGGCCTCGCCATCCGCGGCTACCGGCCGGTGTGCGAGATCCAGTTCGACGGGTTCATCTTCCCCGGCTACGACCAGATCGTCTCGCAGCTGGCGAAGCTGCACTTCCGCAGCCAGGGCAAGGTCAAGATGCCGGTCGTGGTGCGGGTGCCGTTCGGCGGCGGCATCGGCGCCGTCGAACACCACTCGGAATCCCCGGAGTCGCTGTTCGCGCACATCGGCGGGCTGAAGGTGGTGTCCTGCTCGAACCCGGTCGACGCCTACTGGATGCTGCGCCAGGCCATCGAGTGCGACGACCCGGTGCTGTTCTTCGAACCGAAGCGGCGCTACTACGAGAAGGCCGAGCTGAACACCGAGGCGCAGCCGCCGCCGCTGTTCGCTTCGCGCGTGCTGCGCAGGGGCACGGCGGCGACGATCGCGACCTACGGGCCGACGGTGCCGACCTGCCTGGCCGCGGCGAACGCCGCCGCCGAGGAGGGCACCGAGCTGGAGGTCATCGACCTGCGCAGCCTGTCCCCGCTGGACCTGGGCCCGGTGTTCGAGTCGGTGCGCCGCACCGGCCGGCTCGTGCTGGCCAGCGAAGCGCCGCCGGAGTCGTCGATCACCTCGGAGATCACCGCGCGGGTGCAGCAGGAGTGCTTCTACTCGCTGGAAGCACCGGTGCTGCGGGTGACGGGCTTCGACGTGCCGTACCCGCCGACGAAGCTGGAGAAGCACTTCCTGCCCGACCTGGATCGAGTGCTCGACGCCGTCGACCGCTCGCTGGCCTTCTGA
- a CDS encoding acyl-CoA dehydrogenase family protein, with product MSFSLELSEEHTDLRDWVHGFAEKVIRPAAAEWDEREETPWPIIQEAAKVGLYGFETIATFWADDTGLSLPIANEELFWGDGGIGMAIFGTTLAVAGIFAAGTPDQMAEWVPQCYGDEDDPKVGAFCSSEPAAGSDVSAMRTRAVYDEAKDEWVLNGQKAWATNGGIANVHVVQAVVDSSLGSRGQAAFIIPPGTKGLEAPSKIKKHGLRASHTADVFLDDVRVPGSCLLGGKDKLDEKLARAREGGGKGGGQAAMKTFELSRPTVGAQALGIARASYEHALEYAKERETFGRPIIDNQSIAFTLADMRMEIDAARLLVWRAAWMGRNDVPFTAGEGSMSKLKAGRVATWATERAIQILGGNGYTREFPVERLHRDAKIYDIFEGTEQIQQLVVARNISGRHIR from the coding sequence ATGAGCTTCTCCCTGGAACTGAGCGAAGAACACACCGACCTGCGCGATTGGGTGCACGGATTCGCTGAGAAGGTCATCCGCCCGGCCGCGGCGGAGTGGGACGAGCGGGAGGAGACTCCCTGGCCGATCATCCAGGAGGCCGCCAAGGTCGGCCTCTACGGCTTCGAGACCATCGCGACCTTCTGGGCCGACGACACGGGCCTGTCGCTGCCCATCGCCAACGAAGAGCTGTTCTGGGGCGACGGCGGCATCGGCATGGCGATCTTCGGCACGACGCTGGCCGTCGCGGGCATCTTCGCCGCGGGCACCCCGGACCAGATGGCCGAGTGGGTGCCGCAGTGCTACGGCGACGAGGACGACCCGAAGGTCGGCGCGTTCTGCTCCTCGGAGCCGGCCGCGGGCTCGGACGTCTCGGCGATGCGCACCCGCGCCGTCTACGACGAGGCCAAGGACGAATGGGTACTCAACGGCCAGAAGGCCTGGGCCACCAACGGCGGCATCGCCAACGTGCACGTCGTGCAGGCCGTCGTCGACTCCTCGCTCGGTTCGCGCGGGCAGGCCGCGTTCATCATCCCGCCCGGCACCAAGGGCCTGGAAGCTCCCAGCAAGATCAAGAAGCACGGGCTGCGCGCCTCGCACACCGCCGACGTGTTCCTCGACGACGTGCGGGTGCCCGGCAGCTGCCTGCTCGGCGGCAAGGACAAGCTGGACGAGAAGCTCGCCCGCGCCCGCGAAGGCGGCGGGAAGGGCGGCGGCCAGGCCGCGATGAAGACCTTCGAGCTGTCGCGGCCCACCGTCGGCGCCCAGGCGCTCGGCATCGCGCGCGCCTCCTACGAGCACGCGCTGGAGTACGCAAAGGAGCGCGAGACCTTCGGCAGGCCGATCATCGACAACCAGTCGATCGCCTTCACCCTCGCCGACATGCGCATGGAGATCGACGCGGCGCGGCTGCTGGTGTGGCGCGCGGCGTGGATGGGCCGCAACGACGTGCCGTTCACCGCGGGCGAGGGCTCGATGTCGAAGCTCAAGGCCGGCCGGGTCGCGACCTGGGCGACCGAGCGCGCCATCCAGATCCTCGGCGGCAACGGCTACACGCGGGAGTTCCCCGTCGAGCGCCTGCACCGCGACGCGAAGATCTACGACATCTTCGAGGGCACCGAGCAGATCCAGCAGCTCGTCGTCGCCCGCAACATCTCCGGCCGCCACATCCGATGA
- a CDS encoding dihydrolipoamide acetyltransferase family protein translates to MPQLKHFPLPDVGEGLTEAEILSWKVSPGDTVAVNQVFVEIETAKAAVELPCAYAGKVVELLAEAGQTVEVGTPIISIDLDPEGTAVDEPAPDPAPAEADTNGQTATLVGYGPQATSSKRRPRKAPAPAAGAAQQALQGAMAGSAVAPAVPAQAAAPAAPAAPAPAPAPAAPAPAPAGGSARGSVPLAKPPVRKLAKDLGVDLRALAGSGAGGVITRQDVETASAPVTPAAAAPAGARERRVPIKGVRKATAQAMVQSAFTAPHVTEFLTVDVTPMMDLRQRLKSHPEFQGVKVTPLAFAAKALCLAARRTPDVNATWDEQAGEIVYKDYVHLGIAAATPRGLVVPKVRDADGMSLRELAAALEALTATAREGKTTPADMAGGTITITNVGVFGVDTGTPILNPGESAILAFGAIRDMPWVVDGQVVPRKVCQLALSFDHRVVDGQQGSQFLADVGALLADPSLAITY, encoded by the coding sequence ATGCCGCAACTCAAGCACTTCCCGTTGCCCGACGTCGGGGAAGGACTCACCGAAGCCGAGATCCTCAGCTGGAAGGTGAGCCCTGGCGACACGGTGGCGGTCAACCAGGTCTTCGTCGAGATCGAAACGGCGAAGGCCGCGGTGGAACTGCCGTGCGCCTACGCGGGCAAGGTCGTCGAGCTGCTCGCCGAGGCGGGGCAGACCGTGGAGGTCGGCACGCCGATCATCTCCATCGACCTCGACCCGGAGGGCACCGCGGTCGACGAGCCCGCTCCGGACCCGGCTCCCGCAGAGGCCGACACCAACGGGCAGACCGCGACGCTGGTCGGCTACGGGCCGCAGGCGACGAGTTCGAAGCGCCGCCCGCGCAAGGCCCCCGCGCCGGCCGCGGGGGCGGCGCAGCAGGCGTTGCAGGGCGCGATGGCCGGTTCGGCCGTCGCACCCGCCGTCCCGGCGCAGGCCGCGGCCCCGGCCGCTCCCGCTGCTCCGGCACCCGCTCCGGCTCCGGCGGCTCCCGCTCCGGCTCCCGCCGGGGGGTCGGCTCGCGGCTCCGTGCCGCTGGCCAAACCGCCGGTGCGCAAGCTCGCCAAGGACCTCGGCGTGGACCTGCGGGCCCTCGCCGGGTCCGGGGCGGGCGGGGTGATCACCCGCCAGGACGTCGAGACCGCGTCGGCACCGGTCACCCCCGCCGCGGCCGCTCCGGCGGGCGCGCGGGAGCGCCGGGTGCCGATCAAGGGCGTCCGCAAGGCCACCGCGCAGGCGATGGTGCAGAGCGCGTTCACCGCACCGCACGTCACGGAGTTCCTCACCGTCGACGTGACGCCGATGATGGACCTGCGGCAGCGGCTCAAGTCGCACCCGGAGTTCCAGGGCGTGAAGGTCACGCCGCTGGCGTTCGCCGCGAAGGCGCTGTGCCTGGCGGCGCGGCGCACTCCGGACGTGAACGCCACCTGGGACGAGCAGGCCGGGGAGATCGTCTACAAGGACTACGTGCACCTGGGCATCGCGGCGGCGACGCCGCGCGGTCTGGTGGTGCCCAAGGTCCGGGACGCCGACGGCATGTCGCTGCGCGAGCTGGCAGCGGCGCTGGAGGCGCTGACCGCCACCGCGCGGGAGGGGAAGACGACTCCCGCCGACATGGCGGGCGGCACGATCACGATCACCAACGTGGGCGTGTTCGGCGTCGACACCGGCACCCCGATCCTCAACCCCGGCGAGTCCGCGATCCTCGCGTTCGGCGCGATCCGCGACATGCCGTGGGTGGTGGACGGGCAGGTCGTCCCGCGCAAGGTGTGCCAGCTGGCGTTGAGCTTCGACCACCGCGTCGTCGACGGCCAGCAGGGTTCGCAGTTCCTGGCCGACGTCGGCGCGCTGCTGGCCGACCCGAGCCTGGCCATCACGTACTGA
- a CDS encoding PspC domain-containing protein, which produces MNLSRPQHGKRIAGVCAGLADRFGIGRGLMRFLFILSCLLPGPQFVIYIVLWIIIPKS; this is translated from the coding sequence ATGAACTTGTCCCGCCCGCAGCACGGCAAGCGGATCGCCGGGGTCTGCGCCGGCCTCGCCGACCGGTTCGGCATCGGCAGGGGCCTGATGCGGTTCCTGTTCATCCTGTCGTGCCTGCTCCCCGGCCCGCAGTTCGTGATCTACATCGTGCTGTGGATCATCATCCCGAAGTCCTGA
- a CDS encoding HigA family addiction module antitoxin, producing the protein MEIIDASRPAEAFPVGEYLRDELDARGLTGAEFAEILGRPPQVVSQILNNHKEITPETATEIAAATDTTPETWLGLQDTYRLWKLRREPLADRLSEVARRARLRRIAPLTELRKRGFAPEGDDIDAQEDAVCALLGISSPEETPTFAVAARRVEEAEALSPAQLSWVGCVRAVARDRPVEPFAPDGLAALGRHLTRTVITPAALSTLPALLAEVGVRLVHVDSFRGGKMDGVAFCDDRGPVIGISGRGGRFDGVLFTVLHEIAHVHLGHVTSGYTIDVDLGTAADTEQERDADSVAADWAIPGRFATTGRISKAAVEAEAARLGVHPAVLVGKLQHAGVIPWSHFNAAVPRVKNVLARWND; encoded by the coding sequence ATGGAGATCATCGATGCGTCGCGGCCGGCCGAGGCGTTCCCGGTCGGCGAGTACCTGCGCGACGAGCTCGACGCGCGCGGGCTGACCGGCGCCGAGTTCGCCGAGATCCTGGGTCGCCCCCCACAGGTGGTGTCCCAGATCCTCAACAACCACAAGGAGATCACTCCGGAAACCGCCACCGAGATCGCCGCGGCGACCGACACCACACCGGAGACCTGGCTCGGCCTCCAGGACACCTACCGGCTGTGGAAGCTCCGGCGAGAGCCCCTCGCGGATCGGCTGAGCGAGGTCGCACGCCGCGCGAGGCTTCGCCGTATCGCCCCGTTGACGGAACTGCGCAAGCGAGGTTTCGCACCGGAGGGCGACGACATCGACGCCCAGGAGGACGCCGTGTGCGCCCTCCTCGGGATCAGCTCGCCGGAGGAGACGCCGACCTTCGCGGTCGCCGCGCGGCGCGTGGAAGAAGCGGAAGCCCTCTCACCCGCGCAACTGAGCTGGGTGGGCTGCGTTCGCGCGGTGGCGCGCGATCGGCCGGTCGAACCGTTCGCCCCGGACGGGCTGGCGGCGCTGGGCCGCCACCTGACGCGAACCGTGATCACACCGGCCGCGCTGTCGACGCTTCCCGCGCTGCTCGCCGAGGTCGGCGTTCGCCTGGTCCACGTCGATTCGTTCCGAGGCGGCAAGATGGACGGTGTCGCCTTCTGCGACGACCGGGGCCCGGTGATCGGCATCTCCGGACGCGGCGGCAGGTTCGACGGTGTCCTGTTCACCGTTCTGCACGAGATCGCGCACGTACACCTGGGGCACGTGACCAGCGGTTACACCATCGACGTGGACTTGGGCACCGCCGCCGACACCGAACAGGAGCGCGACGCGGATTCGGTCGCCGCCGACTGGGCGATCCCCGGGCGGTTCGCTACGACGGGCCGGATTTCGAAGGCCGCGGTCGAGGCGGAAGCAGCTCGGCTCGGAGTCCACCCGGCGGTGCTCGTGGGGAAATTGCAGCACGCGGGAGTGATCCCGTGGAGCCACTTCAACGCCGCGGTCCCGCGGGTCAAGAACGTGCTCGCCCGGTGGAACGACTGA
- a CDS encoding M20/M25/M40 family metallo-hydrolase — MDRSAVRTAVEQAWQDSVLPSLSELVRIPAVSPAYDAGWVAAGQLDAAIEHVRDWITARGIPGAKLDVVRLPERTPVLLVDVPATAPDADEQDTVLLYGHLDKQPPVGGWSEGLDPWTPVVRDGRLYGRGSVDDGYAPYAAITAIESIRAHGGAHARCVLLLETGEESGSPDMSAYLEHLADRLGSVSLVVCLDSGAADYERLWLTTSLRGDVRVGVQVRVLDGGQHSGTASGIVPSSFRVLRSLLDRIEDSATGEVLLPELNAEIPANRVEQARAAVAAVPGLIRDSIPAREGMRWVSEDEVELALNNTWRPTVSVIGAEGLPSLPDAGNVLRPSTTVALSVRTPPTTDPEVALAALREALSADVPYGAEVTFPLSDGAAGWNAPDTEPWLESALDAVSEDVFGERWATMGLGGSIPLMGLLQGAYPDAQFVVTGALGPGSNAHVPDESLHLEFAAKITTAIAYALDAHARR; from the coding sequence ATGGATCGTTCCGCCGTGCGCACCGCCGTTGAACAGGCGTGGCAGGACTCCGTCCTGCCCAGCCTCTCCGAACTCGTCCGGATCCCGGCGGTCTCGCCGGCCTACGACGCGGGATGGGTGGCGGCGGGTCAGCTCGACGCCGCCATCGAGCACGTGCGGGACTGGATCACCGCGCGCGGCATCCCCGGCGCGAAGCTCGACGTGGTGCGGTTGCCGGAGCGCACGCCGGTGCTGCTGGTGGACGTTCCCGCGACCGCGCCGGACGCCGACGAGCAGGACACGGTGCTGCTCTACGGCCACCTCGACAAGCAGCCGCCGGTCGGCGGCTGGTCGGAGGGCCTGGACCCGTGGACGCCGGTGGTCCGCGACGGCAGGCTCTACGGCCGCGGCAGCGTCGACGACGGCTACGCGCCGTACGCGGCGATCACGGCGATCGAGTCGATCCGCGCGCACGGCGGCGCGCACGCGCGCTGCGTGCTGCTGCTGGAGACGGGCGAGGAGTCGGGCAGCCCCGACATGTCCGCCTACCTGGAACACCTCGCGGACCGGCTGGGTTCCGTGTCGCTGGTGGTGTGCCTGGACTCGGGGGCCGCCGACTACGAGCGGCTGTGGCTGACGACCTCGCTGCGCGGGGACGTGCGGGTGGGCGTGCAGGTGCGGGTGCTCGACGGCGGGCAGCACTCCGGCACCGCCAGCGGCATCGTGCCCAGCTCGTTCCGCGTGCTGCGCAGCCTGCTGGACCGCATCGAGGACTCGGCGACCGGCGAGGTGCTGCTGCCGGAGCTCAACGCGGAGATCCCGGCGAACCGGGTGGAGCAGGCGCGGGCCGCGGTGGCGGCGGTGCCCGGCCTGATCCGCGACTCGATCCCCGCGCGGGAGGGCATGCGCTGGGTCTCCGAGGACGAGGTCGAGCTGGCGCTGAACAACACGTGGCGCCCGACGGTGTCGGTGATCGGCGCGGAGGGCCTGCCGTCGCTCCCGGACGCGGGCAACGTGCTGCGCCCGTCCACGACGGTCGCGCTGAGCGTGCGCACCCCTCCGACGACCGACCCGGAGGTGGCTTTGGCGGCGCTGCGCGAGGCGCTGTCGGCGGACGTGCCCTACGGCGCGGAGGTGACGTTCCCGCTGTCGGACGGCGCGGCGGGCTGGAACGCGCCGGACACCGAGCCGTGGCTGGAGTCGGCGCTGGACGCGGTGAGCGAGGACGTGTTCGGCGAGCGCTGGGCGACGATGGGCCTGGGCGGGTCGATCCCGCTGATGGGCCTGCTGCAGGGCGCCTACCCGGACGCGCAGTTCGTGGTGACCGGCGCCTTGGGGCCGGGCAGCAACGCGCACGTCCCGGACGAGTCGCTGCACCTGGAGTTCGCCGCGAAGATCACCACGGCGATCGCCTACGCGCTGGACGCGCACGCCCGGCGCTGA
- a CDS encoding type II toxin-antitoxin system RelE/ParE family toxin: MFKDDDLRRLYVDHDFRAPRFGPELIRAFRKKVGLLAAVPTELELRRHKALRLEKLKGDRSGQHSIRLTDQWRLILLFDTDADGKLVVVVEVVDYH, from the coding sequence GTGTTCAAGGACGACGACCTGCGTCGCCTCTACGTGGATCACGACTTCCGCGCACCCCGGTTCGGCCCGGAACTCATCCGCGCGTTCCGCAAGAAGGTCGGACTGCTGGCGGCGGTGCCGACCGAGCTGGAACTGCGACGGCACAAGGCTTTGCGGCTCGAGAAGCTCAAGGGGGACCGGTCCGGTCAGCACTCGATCCGGCTGACGGATCAGTGGCGGCTCATCCTGCTCTTCGACACCGACGCTGACGGGAAGCTCGTCGTGGTCGTCGAAGTCGTGGACTACCACTGA
- a CDS encoding GOLPH3/VPS74 family protein: MSDLEDRPPPVTLPDEFVLLLHRPGGGHRCAQVDLLTAVAELGELALRGRVEVAVSAKLTVLDPRSTGIGWADELLGRLVRKAGPKGRPVELTGVLPGRLGRFREHRGLLAEHGVLRHRRRKLLGFIPDDLYVPAEGVRESLVEEVRDAARLRRPVDGRLAALCALVHAAGIGPSLGCGADERAVLESVWRGDGLGEAELRPLAAVSAVTAVAVSAAAAGSAGY; encoded by the coding sequence ATGAGCGATCTCGAGGACCGCCCGCCCCCGGTCACGCTGCCCGACGAGTTCGTCCTGCTGCTGCACCGGCCCGGCGGCGGGCACCGCTGCGCGCAGGTGGACCTGCTCACCGCGGTGGCCGAGCTGGGCGAGCTGGCGCTGCGCGGCCGGGTGGAGGTGGCGGTGAGCGCGAAGCTGACGGTGCTCGACCCGCGCTCCACCGGCATCGGGTGGGCCGATGAGCTTTTGGGGCGGCTGGTGCGCAAGGCAGGCCCGAAGGGCAGGCCGGTGGAGCTGACCGGGGTGCTGCCGGGCCGCCTCGGCCGGTTCCGCGAGCACCGCGGCCTGCTGGCGGAGCACGGCGTGCTGCGGCACCGGCGGCGCAAGCTGCTCGGTTTCATCCCCGACGACCTCTACGTCCCCGCCGAAGGGGTGCGGGAGTCGCTGGTCGAGGAGGTGCGGGACGCGGCGCGGCTGCGGCGGCCCGTCGACGGGAGGCTGGCCGCGCTGTGCGCGCTGGTGCACGCCGCCGGGATCGGCCCGTCGCTGGGCTGCGGCGCGGACGAGCGGGCGGTGCTCGAATCGGTGTGGCGGGGCGACGGGCTCGGGGAGGCGGAGCTGCGCCCGCTGGCGGCGGTGTCCGCGGTGACGGCGGTGGCGGTCAGCGCCGCCGCGGCGGGCTCCGCCGGGTACTGA
- a CDS encoding endonuclease/exonuclease/phosphatase family protein: MTHIRLPRPKHPRTTTGALAAAGALLACAGFAAPAVADTTARSFDVLQLNLCHSGAADCYTGDDTAVRSGIATVRERRPDVVTLNEVCAHDITTMTRETGYHAEFAPAGRRDGGPYQCTDGRGDYGVAILAHPDLGAPSGAVTERTYTAQDGGVEQRVMLCAPFSAVSACTTHLSADAPDVAGEQCRELMGAATRAGRPAVVGGDFNLSHGGTPDVQDCVPDGWFRKGDGGVQHVFAAADFRFERTENLPVDGTDHPGLLVEMAH, translated from the coding sequence ATGACCCACATCCGCTTACCCCGCCCGAAGCACCCCCGCACGACCACCGGAGCGCTCGCCGCCGCCGGGGCGCTGCTCGCCTGCGCCGGATTCGCCGCGCCCGCGGTCGCCGACACGACGGCCCGATCGTTCGACGTGCTGCAGCTGAACCTCTGCCACAGCGGTGCCGCCGACTGCTACACCGGCGACGACACCGCGGTGCGCTCCGGAATCGCCACCGTCCGGGAGCGCAGGCCCGACGTGGTCACGCTCAACGAGGTCTGCGCGCACGACATCACCACGATGACCCGCGAGACCGGCTACCACGCGGAGTTCGCCCCGGCCGGTCGCCGGGACGGCGGCCCGTACCAGTGCACCGACGGCCGCGGCGACTACGGCGTCGCGATCCTGGCCCACCCCGACCTGGGGGCCCCCAGCGGCGCCGTCACCGAGCGGACCTACACCGCCCAGGACGGCGGCGTGGAGCAGCGGGTCATGCTGTGCGCGCCGTTCTCCGCGGTCTCCGCGTGCACCACGCACCTGTCGGCGGACGCCCCGGACGTCGCCGGTGAGCAGTGCCGGGAACTCATGGGCGCCGCGACCCGGGCCGGACGCCCGGCGGTGGTCGGCGGCGACTTCAACCTCAGCCACGGCGGCACGCCGGACGTGCAGGACTGCGTGCCGGACGGCTGGTTCCGCAAGGGCGACGGCGGCGTGCAGCACGTGTTCGCCGCCGCCGACTTCCGGTTCGAGCGCACCGAGAACCTGCCCGTCGACGGCACGGACCACCCCGGTCTGCTCGTCGAGATGGCGCACTGA
- the pdhA gene encoding pyruvate dehydrogenase (acetyl-transferring) E1 component subunit alpha — MSPEHWTRPAHPADEPDNGVTSGPPAATAAKPTREQVIAGLRATSEGGADLVQLLTPEGERVTHPDFDIDLTAAQLRDLYRDMVLVRRFDREGNALQRQGQLGIWVPLLGQEAAQIGAGRALRSGDMAFPSYREHGVAWCRGLDPTELLGIFRGTDHGSWDPLSTGFHLYTIVIGNQALNAAGYAMGQKFDGKVGDDDGEATMVFFGDGATSQGDVHEAMVWGSVYDAPLVLFCQNNQWAISEPLERQTRVPLYQRAAGYGFPGIRVDGNDVLASLAVSKWALDECRHGNGPVLIEAFTYRMDAHTTTDDPTRYRLSDELEAWKLKDPIERLRVHLVREHDADQAFFDEVQAESDELAARFREFCFSMPEPDPGRIFSEVYADPSPAVTAQRDELLGYLDGFAEQPAAAQGGVH, encoded by the coding sequence ATGTCCCCGGAACACTGGACGCGACCGGCCCATCCAGCAGACGAGCCAGACAACGGCGTCACCTCCGGCCCCCCTGCCGCTACTGCAGCGAAACCCACACGGGAGCAGGTGATCGCCGGTTTGCGCGCGACAAGTGAAGGCGGAGCTGACCTCGTTCAGCTCCTCACCCCGGAAGGCGAACGGGTCACGCACCCGGACTTCGACATCGACCTCACCGCCGCGCAGCTGCGCGACCTGTACCGGGACATGGTGCTGGTCCGCCGCTTCGACCGGGAGGGCAACGCCCTGCAGCGGCAGGGCCAGCTCGGCATCTGGGTGCCGCTGCTCGGCCAGGAAGCCGCGCAGATCGGTGCCGGTCGTGCCCTGCGCTCCGGGGACATGGCGTTCCCCAGCTACCGCGAGCACGGCGTCGCCTGGTGCCGGGGACTGGATCCCACCGAACTGCTCGGCATCTTCCGCGGTACCGACCACGGCAGCTGGGACCCGCTGAGCACCGGTTTCCACCTGTACACGATCGTCATCGGCAACCAGGCGCTCAACGCCGCCGGGTACGCGATGGGCCAGAAGTTCGACGGCAAGGTCGGCGACGACGACGGCGAAGCGACCATGGTGTTCTTCGGCGACGGCGCCACCAGCCAGGGCGACGTGCACGAGGCGATGGTGTGGGGCTCCGTCTACGACGCGCCGCTCGTGCTGTTCTGCCAGAACAACCAGTGGGCCATCTCCGAGCCGCTGGAACGCCAGACCAGGGTGCCGCTGTACCAGCGCGCCGCGGGCTACGGCTTCCCCGGCATCCGCGTCGACGGCAACGACGTGCTCGCCAGCCTCGCCGTGTCGAAGTGGGCGCTCGACGAGTGCAGGCACGGCAACGGGCCGGTGCTGATCGAGGCGTTCACCTACCGGATGGACGCGCACACCACCACCGACGACCCCACCCGCTACCGGCTCTCCGACGAGCTGGAGGCGTGGAAGCTCAAGGACCCCATCGAACGCCTCCGCGTCCACCTGGTGCGCGAGCACGACGCCGACCAGGCGTTCTTCGACGAGGTGCAGGCCGAGTCCGACGAGCTCGCCGCCCGGTTCCGCGAGTTCTGCTTCAGCATGCCCGAGCCCGATCCGGGCCGGATCTTCTCCGAGGTCTACGCCGACCCCAGCCCCGCCGTCACGGCGCAGCGCGACGAACTGCTCGGCTACCTCGACGGCTTCGCCGAACAGCCCGCCGCCGCGCAGGGAGGTGTGCACTGA
- a CDS encoding DUF4232 domain-containing protein, with translation MSSMFRTQRAKIAAIAGSALLAAVSFAGTAQAMPSDHPNYDEYCTPEQVDVTIGPLDHAMMHEGGDVRFTAKPGASCLLGGAPGLEFLDVQGNSAHIPTTRPSGGAEDVRIDEDHPATAAFSYPVTDPNTGNSIPGATPGGVEISFPGPVAPYAVTLPWNGATVPGPVTITNINPAPQP, from the coding sequence ATGAGTTCCATGTTCCGCACCCAGCGCGCCAAGATCGCCGCCATCGCCGGATCCGCCCTGCTCGCCGCGGTCTCGTTCGCGGGCACCGCCCAGGCCATGCCGAGCGACCACCCGAACTACGACGAGTACTGCACGCCGGAGCAGGTCGACGTCACCATCGGCCCGCTCGACCACGCGATGATGCACGAGGGCGGCGACGTCCGGTTCACCGCGAAGCCCGGCGCGAGCTGCCTGCTCGGCGGCGCCCCCGGCCTCGAATTCCTGGACGTGCAGGGCAATTCCGCCCACATCCCCACCACGCGCCCGAGCGGCGGCGCCGAGGACGTCCGCATCGACGAGGACCACCCCGCCACCGCCGCGTTCAGCTACCCGGTGACCGACCCGAACACCGGCAACAGCATCCCCGGCGCGACCCCCGGCGGCGTCGAGATCTCGTTCCCCGGCCCGGTCGCCCCCTACGCCGTGACCCTCCCGTGGAACGGCGCGACGGTCCCCGGCCCGGTCACCATCACCAACATCAACCCGGCCCCGCAGCCCTGA